GAGTACGCATGCCAAGCCGACAAGACATTCTGAACGCCAAGATCCTGGTGGTGGACGATTCCCCGGACAATATCGAATTGATGGAAGAGATATTGCGCGAGGAAGGCTATACCGACGTCAGCTCCACGATGCTGCCGGAACAAGTCTGCCCCATGCACCGGGAGCACAACTACGACCTGATCCTGCTCGACCTGCAGATGCCGGGGCTGAACGGTTTTCAGGTCATGAAGGGCCTGAAGGAAATCGAACAGGGCGGCTATCTGCCGGTGCTGGCCCTGACCGCCCAGCCGAGCTTCAAGATCGCCGCGCTGGAAGCCGGCGCCCGCGATTTCATCAGCAAGCCGTTCGACCTGCTGGAGGTGCACAAGCGCATCCACAACATGCTGGAAGTGCGCCTGCTGTACAAGGAACTGGCGCAATACAGCCGCGCCCAGCAGGAACTGGCATTGCACGACGCCCTCACCGGCCTGCCCAACCGGCGCCTGCTGGAAGACCGCATCGAAACCGCACTGCAGCATGCCAGCCGCAACCACCACAAGGCTGCGGTCATGTACCTCGACCTGGACGGTTTCAAGGCGATCAACGATACCTACGGCCACGCCTACGGCGACGAGGTGCTGAAGATCGTCTCGCAGCGCCTGCTGGCCAATTCGCGCAAGGAAGACACCGTCTCGCGCCTCGGCGGCGACGAATTCATGGTGGTGCTGGGCGACGTGCACACGCTGGCCGACGCCCAGGGCCCGGCCGCCAAGCTGGTCGAGGCGGTATCGGCGCCGTTCTTCATCAACGACCTGACGCTGCAGTTGTCGACCAGTATCGGCATCAGCCTGTATCCGGACGATGCCGAGAACGTGGCCGACCTGATCAGCATCGCCGACTATGCGCTGTACGAAGCCAAGCGCTCGGGCAAGAACCGCTTCTGCGCCAACGGCAGCGCCGCGCGCCAGGCGGCCCAGGCCGTCAAGCCCGCCCTGCCGACGCCGGCGCCGGCGGCGCCGCTCTCGGCAGAGCTGGCCCAGCACCGCTGACCACGTACCGGGCCCGAACGGCCCGTTCATGAAAAATGCCCGCGCACTGCGCGGGCATTTTGCATTCTGCAGGCATCTCAAGCCTCTCGCGCAGGCGCGCTCAGAACGGCAACGCCATGCGCCTGGCCGGCCCGATCTCCTTCTTCAGGAAGCCGGCCGCCAGCGGGTCGGCGACGAACTGGCGCTTTTCGTAGAACCGCTTGTTGTCGTCCAAGGGCTGCAGGATCACGCGCGGTATGGTCAACGCGCGGCAATGTTGTTCGATATGGTCCATCAGCCAGGCGCCCACGCCGCGTCCGCGGTAGGCGCGCAGGACGATCAGGTCGGAGACGTAGCAGAACTGCGGCGCCGCCAGTTCCAGGCGGGCGATGCCGATGACCTTGCTCTTCAGGTTCGCCGTCACCCATTGCGCCCGGCCACCGAAAGCCCCGTCGCTGGACGACGCTGCGCCATCTCCATCCCACCCTGCATCACGGCGGAAATTGCGCAGGATCTTGTTGCCCAATGGGCTGGTCAAAGGCTGGAAATCGAGGATGGTCAACATGATGGCAGAAAGTAATCGACATCTGAAAAGAATAATCAGCCGATTGATGAATTGCCAGGATCGATGCGTAACACTCTTCGACAAAATGTAACAAATTGTGTTGCCACAAATAAACACAATCAATGTAGGGAAATCTACGCAGATTATCACCACGCGTGCGGCGCGCATGGGCAGTGCCAATGAAAAAGGCGCGGCCGTTTCCGGCCGCGCCCCTGGTCTTCCCTGCACAATCGTCAGGCTGTGCCGGCCTTGTTTCCGGTACCCACTGCCGGGACGCCGATGGCTTCCTCGTTGCGCGCTTCGATCGCCGATGCGTGCTGGTGGTCGAGGCTGGCGTCGACCTTGTCCGGCGCCACTTCGATGCGGGTGATGCTGGACTGCACCGACACCGGGTCGCTGGCCGGGAAGGTCATTTCGACGGCGTCGTCCAGCAGGGATTCCTTGGCAACTGCTTCCGGCGGTTCGACTTCCGCGCTGGCCATGGTGCGGATGGCGCGCGCCCATTTGACGACCTTCAGTTCGGCCAGGTCGGCGATGGTATTGATGCCGAAGACATCGCGCAAGGCGTCCGCCTGCTGCTGGCTGACGCCGCGCAGCGCCGTGACCGGTTCGCTGATGAGTTCACGGAAGCATTTGTCGTGGTGCGTATCGTTTACGATGATTTGAATATTCATGTCTGTCCTTTCAAGTTGGCGCCTGTCCCCAATGACGGTTGAATCAGACACGGACCCACTATTGCACACGGCGTGACGCCAGTATGTGCGGCACCGAACAATGTTTCAATTTTGTCTACGTACGATTGCCTCGTGGACGCATTTATCGGAAACACACCGTGCTATCATGACTAGGTGCAACTTTTTCTGTGAAATCTCTTTGCGGAACAGCATCCTCTGCTATTCTGCCGACCTGACGCAACCACATCCGGGCCAGTTTGAACGCCGTGTCTCAATTCGACAAACCGAAGATCCTCGTCGTCAACGACGATGCCGCCAGCCTGCTGGCCCTGACCAGCCTGCTCGAGCAATGGGCCGACGAATGCAATTACGAAGTGCTGTCGGCGCGCTCCGGCCAGGATGCGTTGCGCCAGGTGCTGCGCCATGATTTCGCGGTGATCCTGTTGGACGTCAACATGCCGGGCATGGACGGTTTCGAAACCGCCGAGGCGATCCACCAGCGGCCGCGCTCGGCCGACATCCCGATCATCTTCGTCACCGCCTTCCTGGCCGACGAGATCGACCGACTGAAGGCCTACCAGCGCGGCGCCGCCGACTTCATGTTCACCCCGGTGATCCCGCAGATCCTGCGCGCCAAGGTGCAGGTGTTCGTGACGCTGGCGATGAAGAACGAGGAACTGCGGCGCCAGGCCGATGCGCTGTCGCAGCACGCGGCCGACCTGAGCGCCACCAACGCGCGCCTGCTGTGCGAGATCGAGGAACGCCACGCGGCCGAGCGCAAGAACAGCGCCAAGGACGAGTTCCTGGCGATGCTGGGCCACGAACTGCGCAATCCGCTGTCGGCGATCAGCAGCGCTTCCGCCCTGCTCGGCATGGCCGGCGCCGGCGCCGAATCGGCGGCGCGCGCGCGCCTGATCATCCAGCGCCAGACCCAGCACCTGTCGCGCATCGTCGACGACCTGCTCGACCTGTCGCGCGCCATGTCGGGCAAGATTTTGCTGTCCCGTAAGCAGCTGGACATGGCGGCCCTGGTCGGCAGCTGCCTGGATACCTTCCGCGCCACCGGCCGCACCGGCCGCTACGACCTGCACGCCACGCTGGACGCCGCCTGGGTGGACGGCGACGCCACCCGCCTGGAACAGATCGCCAGCAACCTGATCGACAACGCCCTGAAGTACACGCCGGCCGGCGGCAGTATCGACATCGCGGTTGGCTGCGACGGCGCCGACGTGGTGCTGACGGTGCGCGATTCCGGCGTCGGCATCGCCGCCGACCTGCTGCCGCAGGTGTTCGACGTGTTCGTGCAGGGATCGATCTCGATCGACCGCTCGCAGGGCGGCCTCGGCATCGGCCTGTCGCTGGTGCGGCGCCTGGTCGAGCTGCACGGCGGCTCGGTCAGCGCGCGCAGTCCCGGGCCGAACGGCGGCAGCACCTTCGAGATCCGCCTGCCGCGTGCCCAGGCGGCCGTGCAGGCGGCCGCGCCGGCGCCAGCGCAGCCTGCGGGCGGCAAGCCGACCGTGCTGCTGATCGAAGACAACGAGGATGGCCGCGAGATGATGGCGATCATGCTCTCGTCCTACGGCTATACGGTGCTGCAATCGGCGGATGGTTTGCAGGGCGTGGAACTGGCCCAGGCCAGCCTGCCCGACGTGGCGCTGGTGGACATCGGGTTGCCCGGCATCGACGGCTACGAAGTGGCGCGCCGCCTGCGCAGGGAAGCGGCCACGCGCGGCATCCGCCTGATCGCGCTGACCGGCTACGGCCTGGCGGAAGACCAGCGCCGCGTGCTGGAGGCGGGCTTCGACCGCCACCTGGTCAAGCCGGTCGATTTGGCGGCCCTGTTGGCGCAGCTCGGCGACACGGCCGCCGCCGGGTGAGGGCCGGCGGGAGCGGGCGGCGCGGCGCCGCCGCGGATGCGCGTCAGGCCGCTGCCGACGCCTGCAGCGACTGCTGGCGCTGCGCCATCTGCTGGCCCAGTGCGACCAGGTCCAGGCCGGCCTTCTTTGCCCGCGGGAACATTTCTTCTTCCTCTTCCTCGACGTGGTGGTCGATCTGTTCGCCCAGCACCTTGACCTTGGCGTCGAACAGGTCGTCGTCCGGGTCCATGTCCAGCAATTGCTGGATCAGTTCCTTGGCGGAAGCGTGCTCCACCGTCGCCTCGTCGATCATGTCGTCGCCCTCCTTGGCCGCTTCGCGCACGGCCGGATAGAAGATTTCCTCTTCGATCGCCGTGTGCAGGATCAGGGCTTCG
The genomic region above belongs to Massilia forsythiae and contains:
- a CDS encoding GGDEF domain-containing response regulator; this translates as MPSRQDILNAKILVVDDSPDNIELMEEILREEGYTDVSSTMLPEQVCPMHREHNYDLILLDLQMPGLNGFQVMKGLKEIEQGGYLPVLALTAQPSFKIAALEAGARDFISKPFDLLEVHKRIHNMLEVRLLYKELAQYSRAQQELALHDALTGLPNRRLLEDRIETALQHASRNHHKAAVMYLDLDGFKAINDTYGHAYGDEVLKIVSQRLLANSRKEDTVSRLGGDEFMVVLGDVHTLADAQGPAAKLVEAVSAPFFINDLTLQLSTSIGISLYPDDAENVADLISIADYALYEAKRSGKNRFCANGSAARQAAQAVKPALPTPAPAAPLSAELAQHR
- a CDS encoding response regulator, producing the protein MSQFDKPKILVVNDDAASLLALTSLLEQWADECNYEVLSARSGQDALRQVLRHDFAVILLDVNMPGMDGFETAEAIHQRPRSADIPIIFVTAFLADEIDRLKAYQRGAADFMFTPVIPQILRAKVQVFVTLAMKNEELRRQADALSQHAADLSATNARLLCEIEERHAAERKNSAKDEFLAMLGHELRNPLSAISSASALLGMAGAGAESAARARLIIQRQTQHLSRIVDDLLDLSRAMSGKILLSRKQLDMAALVGSCLDTFRATGRTGRYDLHATLDAAWVDGDATRLEQIASNLIDNALKYTPAGGSIDIAVGCDGADVVLTVRDSGVGIAADLLPQVFDVFVQGSISIDRSQGGLGIGLSLVRRLVELHGGSVSARSPGPNGGSTFEIRLPRAQAAVQAAAPAPAQPAGGKPTVLLIEDNEDGREMMAIMLSSYGYTVLQSADGLQGVELAQASLPDVALVDIGLPGIDGYEVARRLRREAATRGIRLIALTGYGLAEDQRRVLEAGFDRHLVKPVDLAALLAQLGDTAAAG
- a CDS encoding hemerythrin domain-containing protein, with amino-acid sequence MSAKDKNAQDKHAKDAVAMLTAQHREVSGMFKQFEDLGDNAKAGKQELAARICEALILHTAIEEEIFYPAVREAAKEGDDMIDEATVEHASAKELIQQLLDMDPDDDLFDAKVKVLGEQIDHHVEEEEEEMFPRAKKAGLDLVALGQQMAQRQQSLQASAAA
- a CDS encoding GNAT family N-acetyltransferase, yielding MRAARVVIICVDFPTLIVFICGNTICYILSKSVTHRSWQFINRLIILFRCRLLSAIMLTILDFQPLTSPLGNKILRNFRRDAGWDGDGAASSSDGAFGGRAQWVTANLKSKVIGIARLELAAPQFCYVSDLIVLRAYRGRGVGAWLMDHIEQHCRALTIPRVILQPLDDNKRFYEKRQFVADPLAAGFLKKEIGPARRMALPF